In Deltaproteobacteria bacterium, the following are encoded in one genomic region:
- a CDS encoding DUF59 domain-containing protein: MTTEKPITLRRDCSAIMIPSGETVSLLAGSSVWLTQTVGSGYTVMTDHGYSVRIDGRDGDALGLANIEDAKPSSSQGAQGSIEDQVWQQLRSCFDPEIPVNIVELGLVYDCHVEALPGGGHKAQVHFTLTAQGCGMGQFIKADIRKKLLALAEIREAEVELVWEPAWNQSMIASSAKQQLGIE; encoded by the coding sequence ATGACCACTGAAAAACCGATTACATTGCGGCGCGATTGTAGCGCGATCATGATTCCTAGCGGCGAAACCGTGTCGCTTTTGGCCGGAAGCTCGGTGTGGCTGACACAAACCGTCGGTAGCGGCTACACGGTCATGACCGATCACGGCTATAGTGTGCGCATTGATGGGCGCGACGGTGATGCTCTCGGGTTGGCCAACATTGAGGATGCCAAGCCTTCTAGTTCCCAAGGCGCGCAGGGCTCAATTGAGGATCAGGTTTGGCAGCAGCTGCGCTCGTGCTTCGATCCCGAGATTCCCGTCAATATCGTCGAGCTCGGTTTGGTTTACGATTGCCATGTCGAAGCGCTGCCAGGCGGCGGTCATAAAGCGCAGGTCCATTTCACTTTAACCGCTCAGGGCTGCGGCATGGGGCAGTTTATCAAAGCAGACATTCGCAAGAAATTACTCGCGCTGGCGGAGATTCGCGAGGCGGAAGTTGAATTGGTCTGGGAGCCGGCGTGGAATCAAAGCATGATCGCGTCGAGCGCCAAGCAGCAGTTGGGGATCGAGTAA
- a CDS encoding SUF system NifU family Fe-S cluster assembly protein, which yields MSDLDDLYQEVILDHNKSPRNFRDMANANHKAEGYNPLCGDHVTVFVRLENDVIQDISFQGSGCAISKASASMMTAELKGKNEAAAQALFNNVHKMLTGDESEGHAADKVGKLQILSGVCKFPARVKCASLAWHTVIAALKGEAQPASTE from the coding sequence ATGTCAGACCTAGACGATCTATATCAAGAGGTCATTCTCGACCACAACAAAAGCCCGCGCAACTTTCGTGATATGGCCAACGCCAATCATAAAGCCGAGGGCTACAATCCGCTGTGCGGCGATCATGTCACGGTGTTCGTGCGCTTGGAAAACGACGTAATTCAAGACATCAGCTTTCAGGGCTCGGGCTGCGCGATCTCCAAGGCGTCGGCGTCGATGATGACGGCGGAACTAAAGGGCAAGAACGAAGCAGCGGCGCAAGCTTTGTTCAACAACGTGCACAAGATGCTCACCGGCGACGAGAGCGAGGGCCACGCCGCCGACAAGGTCGGCAAGCTGCAAATTCTTTCCGGTGTCTGCAAATTCCCAGCTCGGGTAAAATGCGCTAGTCTGGCTTGGCATACGGTGATCGCCGCGCTTAAGGGAGAAGCGCAGCCGGCAAGCACTGAGTGA
- a CDS encoding cysteine desulfurase has product MVELSMKAVSQKNDSIMPVNDFDVARIRADFPILSQKVHGKPLVYFDNGATSQKPQAVIDALARYYSAENSNIHRGVHSLSEQATAAYEGARGKVHNFLNARTDKEIIFVRGTTEAINLVAQSYGRSFLKTGDEIIVSAMEHHSNIVPWQMLCEQVGAKLRVIPINHDGEIVMDEYRRLLNEKTKFVSITHVSNALGTVVPVKEMVALAHERGVPVLLDGAQAVPHLKVDVQELDCDFYAFSGHKMFGPTGVGVLYGRAELLEKMPPYQGGGDMISLVTFEKTHYNVLPYKFEAGTPHIAGGIGLGAAIDYMAALDWDAVAAHEQRLLAYATEAVSNIESLRIIGTAKEKAGVLSFVLGHVHAHDVGTILDQEGVAVRAGHHCAMPVMQRFGVPATTRASFAFYNTMEEIDVMVRAIHRVMKVFG; this is encoded by the coding sequence AGCCGTTGGTCTATTTCGACAACGGCGCGACCAGCCAGAAGCCGCAAGCGGTGATCGATGCGCTGGCGCGTTACTACAGCGCGGAGAATTCCAACATCCATCGCGGCGTGCACTCTTTGAGCGAACAGGCGACCGCGGCCTATGAAGGGGCGCGTGGCAAGGTTCACAACTTTCTCAACGCCCGGACCGATAAAGAAATCATCTTTGTGCGCGGCACCACCGAAGCGATCAACTTAGTCGCCCAAAGTTACGGCCGCAGCTTCTTGAAAACCGGCGATGAAATCATCGTCTCGGCGATGGAGCATCATTCCAACATTGTGCCGTGGCAAATGCTCTGCGAGCAAGTCGGCGCCAAGCTGCGAGTGATTCCGATCAACCATGACGGTGAGATCGTTATGGACGAGTATCGCCGGCTGCTAAACGAAAAAACCAAATTCGTCTCGATCACCCATGTATCGAACGCGCTGGGCACGGTCGTGCCGGTCAAAGAGATGGTCGCACTAGCCCACGAGCGCGGCGTGCCGGTGCTGCTCGATGGAGCGCAGGCGGTGCCGCATTTGAAAGTCGACGTGCAGGAGCTTGACTGCGACTTCTACGCCTTCTCCGGCCACAAGATGTTCGGTCCCACCGGCGTCGGGGTTTTGTACGGGCGCGCCGAGCTGCTGGAAAAAATGCCGCCTTATCAGGGCGGCGGTGATATGATCAGTTTGGTGACCTTCGAAAAGACTCATTACAATGTTTTGCCCTATAAGTTCGAAGCCGGAACGCCGCATATCGCCGGCGGCATCGGCTTGGGCGCCGCCATCGATTATATGGCCGCACTCGATTGGGATGCGGTCGCCGCCCATGAGCAGCGCTTGCTGGCCTACGCCACCGAGGCGGTTTCAAATATCGAAAGTCTTAGAATAATCGGCACGGCGAAAGAAAAAGCCGGCGTGTTGTCGTTTGTCTTGGGTCACGTCCATGCCCACGATGTCGGAACGATTCTCGACCAAGAAGGCGTCGCGGTGCGCGCCGGTCATCACTGCGCCATGCCGGTGATGCAGCGCTTCGGCGTGCCGGCGACCACTCGTGCCTCCTTTGCATTTTACAATACGATGGAAGAAATCGACGTGATGGTGCGGGCGATTCATCGCGTCATGAAAGTGTTCGGCTAA